The proteins below are encoded in one region of Deltaproteobacteria bacterium:
- a CDS encoding macrocin O-methyltransferase yields the protein MGIRDLTQRLLPKRAADLLWHGVQRLAYAPDLSPAEISVWRAVKRYTMTTPERVAALMDAVRYICANAIPGALVECGVWRGGSMMAVALSLKQLGKMDRDLVLFDTFAGMTTADARDVDMSGQAGAGVAPAGSLASSEAEVAENLRSTGYPMHRVHLVKGRVEETLPAHAPEKIGLLRLDTDWYESTRHELQHLYPRLSRGGILFLDDYGYWRGTRQATDEYLAALSPRPLLMRLECPARCGVKP from the coding sequence ATGGGAATTCGCGATCTGACGCAACGGCTGCTTCCCAAGCGCGCCGCCGATCTGCTGTGGCACGGCGTACAACGGCTGGCGTACGCGCCGGATTTGTCGCCCGCCGAGATCTCCGTCTGGCGCGCCGTAAAGCGCTACACGATGACGACACCCGAGCGCGTCGCTGCGCTCATGGACGCGGTCAGGTACATCTGCGCGAACGCGATTCCGGGCGCCCTGGTCGAGTGCGGTGTCTGGCGCGGCGGAAGCATGATGGCGGTCGCGCTGTCGCTCAAGCAGCTGGGCAAGATGGATCGCGATCTCGTGTTGTTCGACACCTTCGCCGGGATGACCACGGCGGACGCCAGGGACGTCGACATGAGCGGACAGGCCGGAGCGGGGGTCGCTCCAGCCGGATCGCTCGCGTCTTCTGAGGCGGAGGTCGCCGAGAACCTGCGATCGACCGGCTACCCGATGCATCGTGTGCATCTGGTGAAGGGCAGGGTCGAGGAAACCCTTCCGGCGCACGCGCCCGAAAAGATCGGCCTGTTGCGACTGGACACGGACTGGTACGAGTCCACGCGTCACGAGCTGCAGCACCTCTACCCGCGGCTGTCGAGGGGAGGGATCCTCTTCCTGGACGACTACGGTTACTGGCGGGGCACCCGACAGGCGACGGACGAATATCTCGCTGCGCTTTCCCCGCGTCCTCTTCTGATGCGCCTCGAGTGTCCGGCGCGGTGCGGCGTCAAGCCGTAG
- a CDS encoding glycosyltransferase family 2 protein has product MQVAAQLQPADIELTVLMPCLDEANTVGTCVRKAIEACRSAGIEAEVLIADNGSRDGSPELARAAGARVLHVEEKGYGAALRAGILAARGRYVVMGDADDSYEFQDVPRFLERLRAGDELVMGSRFRGVIHPGAMPFLHRFLGNPVLTWILNLFFGAGITDAHCGMRGFSRDAILGLSLRSPGMEFASEMVIRAAQEKLRIGEVPTSLRPDGRGRRPHLRTWRDGWRHLRFMLLFSPFWLFAVPGLAATVLGVALTLAVASTRVEIFGHTLQTHFALLGSALGILGVQVVLLGVFAKTIYVLDGIGQERFAEGMIAAFRLEWALLAGLLAVCGGLAVDAHIVYVWLRTHGGSLDESVTHLAIVAGTLLAIGVEIIFSAFFLSILRASRSRRWT; this is encoded by the coding sequence ATGCAAGTTGCCGCGCAACTGCAGCCCGCGGACATCGAGCTCACCGTGTTGATGCCCTGCCTCGACGAGGCGAACACGGTGGGGACCTGCGTGCGCAAGGCGATCGAAGCCTGCCGCTCCGCCGGAATCGAAGCCGAAGTGCTGATCGCCGACAATGGCTCCCGCGACGGCTCGCCGGAGCTGGCCCGCGCCGCGGGTGCGCGCGTGCTGCACGTGGAAGAGAAGGGATACGGCGCCGCGCTCCGCGCCGGAATCCTCGCTGCCCGCGGGCGATACGTGGTGATGGGCGACGCCGACGACAGCTACGAGTTCCAGGACGTTCCGCGTTTCCTCGAACGCCTGCGCGCCGGCGACGAGCTGGTGATGGGCTCGCGGTTTCGCGGCGTCATCCATCCAGGGGCGATGCCGTTCCTGCATCGCTTCCTCGGCAATCCCGTCCTGACCTGGATCCTGAATCTTTTCTTCGGCGCCGGGATCACCGACGCGCACTGCGGAATGCGCGGGTTCTCCCGCGACGCCATCCTCGGCCTCTCGCTGCGGAGTCCGGGCATGGAGTTCGCGAGCGAGATGGTGATTCGCGCGGCGCAGGAGAAGCTGCGCATCGGCGAGGTCCCGACCAGCCTGAGACCGGACGGACGCGGCCGGCGCCCGCACCTGCGCACCTGGCGCGACGGGTGGCGGCATCTCCGCTTCATGCTGCTGTTCAGCCCGTTCTGGCTGTTCGCCGTGCCCGGGCTCGCCGCGACCGTGCTTGGCGTGGCCCTCACTCTCGCCGTCGCGTCCACCCGGGTCGAGATCTTCGGCCATACCCTGCAGACGCACTTCGCGCTGCTCGGAAGCGCGCTCGGAATCCTCGGCGTGCAAGTCGTGCTGCTCGGCGTGTTCGCGAAGACGATCTATGTGCTGGACGGGATCGGGCAGGAGCGCTTCGCGGAAGGGATGATCGCGGCCTTCCGCCTGGAGTGGGCGCTCCTTGCCGGCCTCCTCGCGGTGTGCGGAGGCCTCGCGGTCGACGCGCACATCGTGTATGTGTGGCTGAGGACGCATGGTGGAAGCCTCGACGAGTCCGTGACCCATCTCGCGATCGTCGCTGGAACGCTGCTCGCAATCGGCGTCGAGATCATCTTTTCGGCCTTCTTCCTCAGCATCCTGCGCGCGTCGAGGTCCCGTCGGTGGACGTAG